A genomic stretch from Desulfovibrio sp. Huiquan2017 includes:
- a CDS encoding ADP-ribosylglycohydrolase family protein → MPNKTIRDRAAGALMGAWIGDGLGLGPHWYYDLDELRRDYGPWISDYADPMPGRYHDGMKAGQLSQSGFILKLTVRSLIECGDYDEPDFLRRMDAELFPLLNGEPANGPGGYTSQSIREAWRRRVLQKRPWGETAGHADTTEAIERTLAMAVRYALDPARLAETVSRNAALTQADDLVLSLTVAYGAVLAQIVQGYPLDARLSDRLMDLVKKGTLPFHAVTREGLKPPRPGDPDPPRAGRFASPDALLSPSYMARAASDPDIRIEPAWKVSLVYGMPCAVYHMLPAAYYLAARFGDDFESAVLHAVNGGGQNQARAILTGALAGARAGLSRIPERFINGLEEGETLRALALALAEQAADNPSRG, encoded by the coding sequence ATGCCGAACAAAACGATACGGGACCGCGCGGCGGGAGCTCTGATGGGCGCCTGGATCGGCGACGGCCTTGGACTGGGACCGCATTGGTACTACGACCTGGACGAGTTGCGCCGGGACTACGGCCCCTGGATCAGCGACTACGCCGACCCCATGCCGGGCCGATACCACGACGGCATGAAGGCGGGCCAGTTGTCCCAATCGGGATTCATCCTCAAATTGACCGTCCGCTCCCTGATCGAATGTGGCGATTACGACGAGCCGGACTTCCTCCGCCGCATGGATGCCGAGCTTTTCCCGCTGCTCAACGGCGAACCGGCCAACGGGCCGGGCGGCTACACCAGCCAGTCCATCCGCGAGGCTTGGCGCAGGCGGGTATTGCAAAAACGTCCCTGGGGCGAAACCGCCGGGCATGCCGACACCACCGAGGCCATCGAACGCACCCTGGCCATGGCCGTGCGCTACGCCCTCGATCCGGCCCGCTTGGCCGAAACGGTCAGCCGCAACGCGGCCCTGACCCAGGCGGACGACCTGGTCCTGTCCCTGACCGTGGCCTACGGCGCGGTCCTCGCCCAGATCGTCCAGGGCTACCCCCTCGACGCCCGCCTGTCCGACAGACTCATGGATCTCGTCAAGAAGGGCACCCTGCCTTTCCACGCCGTCACCCGCGAGGGGCTCAAGCCCCCGAGGCCCGGCGATCCCGACCCGCCGCGCGCGGGCCGCTTTGCCTCTCCAGACGCCCTGCTCTCTCCGAGCTACATGGCTCGGGCCGCGTCCGATCCGGACATCCGCATCGAGCCCGCCTGGAAAGTTTCGCTCGTCTACGGCATGCCCTGCGCCGTCTATCACATGCTCCCGGCGGCCTACTACCTGGCGGCCCGGTTCGGCGATGATTTCGAATCCGCCGTACTGCACGCGGTGAACGGCGGCGGCCAGAACCAGGCCCGGGCCATTCTGACCGGAGCCCTGGCAGGCGCCCGGGCGGGATTGTCCCGCATCCCCGAACGATTCATCAACGGCCTGGAGGAGGGCGAAACCCTGCGCGCCCTGGCCCTCGCCCTGGCCGAACAGGCGGCGGACAATCCGTCCCGAGGATAG
- a CDS encoding molybdopterin-dependent oxidoreductase: protein MSRREIVTTCTRDCPNTCGLVAAVEDGRLAGLSGDPNHPLTRGASCHKAARYIERVYSAERITHPLRKVAGRWRLASWDEVLDLVADKLKRVVAESGPEAILYYQGYGERTALKLLNKYFFNLLGGVTTLRGSLCGGAGQAAQNLDFGQRVSHDPLDHYNSNSMILWGRNPASTNISLVRIARDVKRRGGRVVVIDPVRSRSVDFATDHIRPRPGRDGFLAMAAAKLILAAGAEDRDFLENRAEGWAGFKAILDGFAAPELCALAGVPLSGAELLADTLMRRFPTSILLGWGLHRHAHAHYIIRPIDALGGIAGILGVPGGGVSQGFEEYGPYDQAWWGDHLHPGRRTLLVARLGEEILNARAPEIRMIVVTAGNPACMAPNADKVAMAFKKAEMVVYSGHFLDDTAELADVFLPATTFLEEEDLVAGYGHNFAGPVNPAIEPVGEAMSEFRMFQELAARFPFAGEYRRPVDDWLNRICAPLWAQGTDLESVRRGPVRLDAPMVPYADGVFPTESGKFRFMTEFDPAVLLAGDPEYPYNLLTIAPHDHLCSERTMAGHDALPTVALNADEARRRGVADGGLVLVRSPHGRLMAQLKADGAMRPDVLVAERGGWNKAGHGVNRLTRDIASVVGGGTPFYETRVTVEPCPGDGIIGSRVLVVRHSDESSGGNFTKELARRGCLLTTVRAGVGEALPASSEGYDRLVVLDGPQQAWDDARSPHFPALLRLMRDFDAAGKPVAGICLGCLLLARAHGASVRAMSKSESGYGQLVLTASGARDPVLGRAGAIPPFMEAHADTFDLPGGAELLVTGAACANQCFRVGNASYGFRFHLELDFLDAKFRFADEVLAGSHGRFPLFIAQSMDFCRNVAGNWLKL from the coding sequence ATGAGCCGACGTGAGATCGTGACTACCTGCACGCGGGACTGCCCAAACACCTGCGGCCTCGTTGCCGCGGTGGAGGACGGGCGGCTGGCCGGGCTGTCGGGCGACCCGAACCATCCCCTGACCCGGGGGGCATCGTGCCATAAGGCAGCCCGATACATTGAGCGCGTATACAGCGCCGAGCGGATTACCCATCCCCTGCGCAAGGTGGCTGGCCGGTGGCGGCTGGCCTCCTGGGATGAGGTCCTGGACCTGGTGGCCGACAAACTGAAGCGGGTGGTCGCCGAATCAGGGCCCGAGGCGATCCTGTACTATCAGGGATACGGCGAACGCACGGCCCTCAAGCTCCTGAACAAGTATTTCTTCAATCTGCTCGGCGGGGTCACGACCCTGCGCGGCTCCCTGTGCGGCGGAGCGGGGCAGGCGGCCCAGAATCTCGACTTCGGCCAGCGCGTGTCCCACGATCCTCTGGATCATTATAATTCCAACTCCATGATCCTGTGGGGGCGCAATCCCGCGTCCACCAACATCTCCCTGGTCAGGATCGCCAGGGACGTCAAGAGGCGCGGCGGCCGCGTGGTGGTCATCGACCCGGTACGCAGCCGGTCCGTGGATTTCGCCACCGACCACATTCGGCCCAGGCCGGGGCGCGATGGCTTCCTGGCCATGGCCGCCGCCAAGCTCATCCTTGCCGCCGGGGCCGAGGACCGCGATTTTCTTGAAAACCGGGCCGAGGGCTGGGCCGGATTCAAGGCCATTCTCGACGGCTTCGCCGCGCCCGAACTTTGCGCTCTGGCCGGAGTGCCCTTGTCCGGGGCCGAGCTGTTGGCCGATACCCTCATGCGTAGGTTCCCGACCTCCATCCTGCTCGGTTGGGGGCTGCATCGCCATGCGCATGCCCATTACATCATTCGGCCCATTGACGCCCTGGGCGGCATCGCGGGCATTCTCGGAGTGCCGGGAGGCGGGGTCAGCCAGGGGTTCGAGGAGTACGGTCCCTACGACCAGGCCTGGTGGGGCGACCATCTGCACCCGGGCCGCCGGACCTTGCTCGTCGCCAGGCTGGGCGAGGAGATCTTGAATGCCCGCGCCCCGGAGATCCGCATGATCGTGGTTACGGCGGGCAATCCCGCATGCATGGCTCCCAACGCGGACAAGGTCGCCATGGCCTTCAAAAAGGCCGAGATGGTCGTCTACTCCGGGCATTTCCTGGACGACACCGCCGAATTGGCCGATGTTTTTCTCCCCGCCACCACCTTTCTCGAAGAGGAAGACCTCGTGGCGGGTTACGGCCACAACTTCGCGGGGCCGGTGAATCCGGCCATCGAACCTGTGGGGGAAGCCATGTCCGAATTCCGGATGTTCCAGGAATTGGCCGCACGGTTCCCGTTTGCCGGGGAATACCGGCGGCCTGTGGACGACTGGTTGAATCGGATCTGCGCGCCGCTCTGGGCGCAGGGCACGGACCTGGAAAGCGTGCGCAGGGGCCCGGTTCGCCTGGACGCGCCCATGGTGCCGTATGCGGACGGCGTATTCCCCACCGAATCCGGCAAATTCCGGTTCATGACCGAGTTCGATCCGGCCGTTCTCCTGGCCGGGGACCCGGAGTATCCATACAATCTTCTGACCATCGCGCCCCATGATCATCTCTGCTCCGAACGGACCATGGCCGGGCACGACGCCCTGCCCACAGTGGCCCTGAACGCCGACGAGGCCCGCAGGCGGGGTGTCGCGGACGGCGGCCTCGTGCTGGTGCGCAGTCCCCACGGCAGGCTCATGGCGCAGCTCAAGGCGGACGGGGCCATGCGCCCGGACGTGCTTGTGGCCGAGCGAGGCGGCTGGAACAAGGCGGGCCATGGGGTCAATCGGCTGACCCGGGATATTGCGTCCGTGGTGGGCGGGGGCACGCCGTTTTACGAGACCCGGGTCACGGTGGAGCCGTGCCCCGGGGACGGAATCATCGGTTCCCGGGTGCTGGTGGTTCGGCATTCGGACGAGTCGTCCGGCGGCAATTTCACCAAGGAGCTGGCGCGGCGTGGGTGTCTGCTGACCACCGTCAGGGCCGGGGTTGGGGAGGCGCTGCCCGCGTCCTCGGAAGGATATGACCGGCTGGTGGTTCTGGACGGCCCGCAACAAGCCTGGGACGATGCGCGCTCGCCGCATTTCCCGGCGCTCCTGCGGCTCATGCGCGACTTCGACGCTGCGGGCAAGCCTGTGGCGGGCATCTGTCTGGGCTGTCTGCTTCTGGCCCGGGCCCACGGCGCGTCCGTCCGGGCCATGTCCAAATCGGAGTCCGGCTACGGGCAACTCGTCCTGACGGCATCGGGCGCGCGGGACCCGGTTCTGGGGCGGGCTGGGGCGATTCCACCGTTTATGGAGGCCCACGCGGATACCTTCGACCTGCCCGGAGGAGCCGAGCTTCTGGTTACTGGCGCGGCCTGCGCCAACCAGTGCTTTCGGGTCGGCAACGCGTCCTATGGGTTCCGGTTCCATCTGGAACTGGATTTCCTCGATGCGAAATTCCGGTTCGCCGACGAAGTTCTTGCCGGGTCCCACGGTCGTTTCCCGCTCTTTATTGCGCAGTCCATGGATTTTTGCCGGAATGTGGCCGGGAATTGGCTTAAGCTTTAG
- a CDS encoding ABC transporter permease subunit yields MARAACSIWPKLWGFRYPALGVALFLTLWWGGSRLYGPFILPSPWEACRALWRLTLKGVVFKAALITAGRALGGFAVAALLGGGIGILAGLRPALAQTLRPITAMLLGIPPIAWIVLAILWFGTTGLTPVFTVVVTALPIVFAVAMEGARTRDKGLEDMGRSFDTPAAMLFWDVRLPHILSYLFPGLVTALGLSWKVAVMAELLASTDGIGADMALARINLDTAEALAWIIVLLAMLLAVELLLLEPLQRRLEPWRQGSSSS; encoded by the coding sequence ATGGCGCGCGCAGCCTGTTCGATCTGGCCCAAGTTGTGGGGCTTCCGATACCCGGCCCTGGGCGTGGCACTCTTCCTCACCCTATGGTGGGGGGGAAGCCGCCTCTACGGCCCGTTCATCCTTCCCTCCCCATGGGAGGCCTGCCGGGCGCTATGGCGGCTCACCCTGAAAGGCGTGGTGTTCAAGGCGGCCCTGATCACGGCCGGACGCGCCTTGGGCGGATTCGCCGTGGCAGCCCTGCTCGGCGGCGGCATCGGCATCCTGGCCGGGCTCCGGCCCGCCCTGGCTCAGACCCTCAGGCCAATAACCGCCATGCTCCTGGGCATCCCCCCCATCGCCTGGATCGTCCTGGCCATACTCTGGTTCGGGACCACGGGCCTGACGCCCGTGTTCACCGTGGTGGTCACCGCACTGCCCATCGTCTTCGCCGTGGCCATGGAGGGAGCACGCACCAGAGACAAGGGCCTGGAGGATATGGGCCGGTCCTTCGACACCCCGGCCGCCATGCTCTTCTGGGACGTGCGTCTGCCCCACATCCTGTCCTATCTCTTCCCCGGCCTGGTCACGGCCCTGGGGTTGTCCTGGAAGGTGGCGGTCATGGCCGAACTACTCGCTTCCACCGACGGCATCGGCGCGGACATGGCCTTAGCCCGGATCAATCTCGACACCGCCGAAGCCCTGGCCTGGATCATCGTCCTGCTGGCCATGCTCCTGGCCGTGGAGCTGCTCCTGCTCGAACCGCTGCAACGCCGCCTGGAACCGTGGAGGCAGGGGAGCTCGTCCTCATGA
- a CDS encoding class III extradiol ring-cleavage dioxygenase — translation MSASRSDSHAVIYLSHGAGPLPLLGDPAHAEMVRNLNVLAARIPRPSAILVISAHWEETIPTVTVGDRPPLFYDYYGFPPASYAIAYPAPGDQPLSDAVRDILARNGVDCGMESERGFDHGLFVPLKIMYPEADIPCVQLSLVKGLDPTTHLALGEALAGLDRENMLILGSGFSFHNMRAFFTPDTVETAQANEAFQQWLTKTCADPALTIGERRSRLARWETAPRARYCHPREEHLLPLHVCCGAAGRPCDEYFSLTIFGKSATTCLWRPTGNGAK, via the coding sequence ATGAGCGCAAGCCGATCCGACAGCCACGCCGTGATCTACCTCTCCCACGGCGCGGGACCACTGCCCCTGCTCGGGGACCCGGCTCACGCGGAAATGGTCCGGAACCTGAATGTCCTCGCCGCCCGAATTCCCAGGCCGTCCGCCATCCTGGTCATCAGCGCCCACTGGGAAGAAACGATCCCCACCGTGACCGTGGGGGACCGCCCGCCGCTATTCTACGATTACTACGGCTTTCCCCCGGCATCCTATGCCATCGCCTATCCCGCTCCGGGCGACCAGCCCCTGTCGGACGCGGTCCGGGACATCCTGGCCCGCAACGGCGTGGACTGCGGCATGGAATCCGAGCGCGGTTTCGACCACGGACTGTTCGTCCCGCTGAAGATCATGTACCCCGAGGCGGACATTCCCTGCGTCCAGCTTTCGCTCGTCAAGGGGTTGGACCCGACAACGCATCTGGCCCTGGGCGAGGCCCTGGCCGGACTCGACCGGGAAAATATGCTCATCCTCGGCTCGGGCTTCTCCTTCCACAACATGCGCGCCTTCTTCACCCCGGACACGGTCGAAACCGCCCAAGCCAACGAAGCATTCCAGCAATGGCTCACGAAGACCTGTGCCGACCCGGCCCTGACCATCGGTGAACGCCGAAGCAGGCTGGCCCGCTGGGAAACCGCCCCCCGGGCCCGCTACTGTCACCCCCGCGAGGAACATCTGCTGCCATTGCACGTTTGCTGTGGCGCGGCGGGCCGCCCGTGTGACGAGTATTTTTCCCTGACCATCTTCGGCAAGAGCGCGACCACCTGCCTCTGGCGGCCGACCGGAAACGGCGCGAAGTAA
- a CDS encoding ABC transporter substrate-binding protein: protein MITRRHFLSMSAGALALFPFMTASRALAGAPAELALAGPPAPASLPLVRLAEQGASADLPAMTMKQWRNPDIMRAWLISGEVQVSAGPANAAAILYNKGLPIRLLDVNNGGILSFLTRDPSIQKFTDIKGKKVLLFFRGDTPDTIVRYLAAKQGINPDSDLTVSYADSPFEALQMFLSGRADTVLLPEPAATAAVLKAKVSGSKPTRIVIQDEWQAVTGNALPLPLGGTMCQASLATEHPETVAALQTGIGRAVDWINAHPAEAAQQSADFFGLKAPVLQKSLEAFPIRRSPAAEARKDLEFYYQALMEMSPKLVGGKLPDKAFYLG, encoded by the coding sequence ATGATCACACGCAGGCATTTCCTCTCCATGAGCGCAGGGGCTCTGGCCCTGTTCCCCTTCATGACCGCTTCCCGGGCACTTGCCGGGGCCCCGGCCGAACTCGCGCTGGCCGGACCGCCCGCGCCCGCGAGCCTTCCCCTGGTCCGTCTGGCCGAACAAGGAGCGTCCGCCGACCTGCCCGCCATGACGATGAAACAATGGCGCAATCCAGACATCATGCGCGCCTGGCTGATCTCGGGCGAGGTCCAGGTCTCGGCGGGCCCGGCCAACGCGGCGGCCATTCTCTATAATAAAGGGCTCCCGATCCGTCTGCTGGACGTCAACAACGGGGGCATCCTCAGCTTCCTGACCCGCGATCCGTCCATCCAAAAATTCACGGACATCAAGGGCAAAAAAGTCCTGTTGTTCTTCCGGGGGGACACCCCGGACACCATCGTGCGCTATCTGGCCGCAAAACAGGGCATCAATCCGGACTCGGACCTGACCGTCTCCTACGCGGACTCGCCCTTCGAGGCGTTGCAGATGTTCCTGTCCGGACGCGCGGACACGGTCCTGCTGCCCGAGCCCGCCGCCACCGCGGCCGTACTCAAGGCCAAGGTCTCCGGTTCGAAGCCGACGCGCATCGTCATTCAGGACGAATGGCAAGCCGTGACCGGCAACGCCCTGCCCCTGCCTCTGGGCGGGACCATGTGCCAGGCCTCCCTGGCGACGGAGCACCCCGAGACCGTGGCCGCGCTGCAGACCGGCATCGGACGGGCCGTGGACTGGATCAACGCGCACCCGGCCGAGGCCGCGCAACAGTCGGCCGACTTCTTCGGGCTCAAGGCCCCGGTGCTGCAAAAGTCCCTGGAGGCCTTCCCCATCCGGCGCAGTCCGGCGGCCGAGGCACGCAAGGACCTGGAGTTCTACTACCAGGCCCTCATGGAGATGTCGCCCAAGCTGGTGGGCGGGAAACTACCGGACAAGGCCTTCTACCTGGGCTAA
- a CDS encoding molybdopterin-dependent oxidoreductase, whose protein sequence is MNEDARLSRREFLAVTAGTMVAIGLPGLFATVGEARQTELAAQLRPDGRPRVPPGQTVIERIEDMGGRPGSLRPEDFRLHVHGAVETPFNIDFREFMEFGQQDFICDVHCVTGWTLLDATWRGVPLSVLVDRARPSADGRFMVIQAAHGYTTSIPLDEARKPDVFLAHTLFGAPLPGPNGGPVRAVVPDRYFYKSAKWVEGLKIVSRDEPGYWETRGYSNSADPWKEERYSR, encoded by the coding sequence ATGAACGAAGACGCCCGATTGTCCCGCCGCGAATTCCTGGCCGTAACGGCCGGAACCATGGTCGCCATTGGCCTGCCCGGCCTGTTCGCCACCGTCGGGGAGGCTCGGCAGACGGAACTGGCCGCCCAGCTCCGACCGGACGGACGGCCCCGCGTCCCGCCGGGCCAGACCGTCATCGAGCGTATCGAGGACATGGGAGGCAGGCCCGGCTCACTCCGCCCGGAAGACTTCCGACTGCACGTCCACGGCGCGGTCGAAACGCCCTTCAACATCGACTTCCGGGAATTCATGGAGTTCGGCCAGCAGGACTTTATCTGCGATGTCCATTGCGTCACCGGCTGGACCCTCCTGGACGCCACATGGCGCGGCGTCCCGCTTTCAGTCCTCGTGGACCGGGCGCGTCCCTCGGCGGACGGCCGATTCATGGTCATCCAGGCCGCCCACGGCTACACCACGAGCATCCCGCTCGACGAGGCCCGCAAGCCGGACGTATTCCTGGCCCACACCCTGTTCGGCGCGCCCCTGCCCGGGCCCAACGGCGGCCCGGTACGCGCGGTGGTCCCGGACCGTTATTTCTACAAAAGCGCCAAATGGGTGGAGGGACTCAAGATCGTCTCACGCGATGAGCCGGGCTATTGGGAGACACGCGGCTACAGCAATTCCGCCGATCCCTGGAAGGAAGAACGCTACTCGCGCTAG
- the mazG gene encoding nucleoside triphosphate pyrophosphohydrolase yields the protein MSETNHDAPAAALGELLEVIDALIAPGGCPWDKEQTPLTLCDYLAEESFELIEGIRSGNPREAMEELGDVMFILLFMATLYERAGSHTLTDSLNYSAAKMIRRHPHVFGDKHFDNITELWDNWEKTKREENKDTDRKRVFDSLPSGLPPMLKAYRIHSKAARNGFTWQSDRDVEGQLRDEWDEWQEALASGHAEDSEREFGDYLFTLVELGRRKGIKANAALNFANQKFLARFAKMEELAEMRGLNLPDLSLDEMNALWDEVKDWERS from the coding sequence ATGAGCGAAACAAACCACGACGCCCCGGCCGCGGCCCTGGGCGAACTGCTCGAAGTCATCGACGCCCTGATCGCACCCGGCGGCTGCCCCTGGGACAAGGAACAGACGCCCCTGACCCTGTGCGACTACCTGGCCGAGGAATCCTTCGAGCTCATCGAGGGCATACGCTCGGGCAATCCCCGCGAAGCCATGGAGGAACTGGGCGACGTCATGTTCATCCTGCTGTTCATGGCCACCTTGTACGAACGCGCGGGGTCGCACACCCTGACCGATTCCCTGAACTACAGCGCTGCCAAGATGATCCGCCGCCACCCCCACGTCTTCGGCGACAAGCACTTCGACAATATCACCGAGCTGTGGGACAATTGGGAGAAAACCAAGCGCGAGGAAAACAAGGACACGGACCGCAAAAGAGTCTTCGACTCCCTGCCCTCGGGACTGCCGCCCATGCTCAAGGCGTACCGCATCCACTCCAAGGCCGCGCGCAACGGGTTCACTTGGCAGTCGGACCGGGACGTGGAAGGACAATTGCGGGACGAATGGGACGAATGGCAGGAGGCCCTGGCCTCGGGCCACGCCGAGGACTCGGAACGCGAGTTCGGCGATTACCTGTTCACCCTGGTGGAACTGGGGCGGCGCAAAGGCATCAAAGCCAACGCGGCGCTGAACTTCGCCAACCAGAAATTCCTGGCCCGGTTCGCCAAAATGGAGGAACTGGCCGAAATGCGCGGCCTGAACCTGCCCGACCTGAGCCTGGACGAAATGAACGCCCTATGGGACGAGGTCAAGGATTGGGAACGGTCCTAG
- a CDS encoding ATP-binding cassette domain-containing protein: MNGSELSWEHVRHDYGAGLVLTDVTLRVGPGEVLALAGRSGCGKTSLLNMAAGLLAPRQGRTVNTFTHTACVFQEPRLLPWRRTVDNIAFGLKAMGASRADRLDRARRLAERMGLAPCDLTKFPHELSGGMRQRVSLARALAVGPDLLLLDEPFSALDMGLRRELQDLVRSLIVERGLAAVFVTHDLAEAAALSHRVVILAPSPGRVVHDQPIDRPLADRNADFVRRTVSDLLAAPAVRAAFGNHGDAPLAPAAPTGISAAKNEVNMVEFKPVHLPETVLATDMAGRKVQVGAGIDKVFGYNPMVTALLFALAPEKIAGLGMPPMPPERMLASPEYLSLPVLGVKGGNFGGGKTTFDGEAVKRNGVDLILSLTLFAMDEVEVAEADRLQRELNIPVLVFDGCLDRTGDVLRRVGALIGVPDRGNLLADYFEDKFHTIAGTVARIPRGERRTVYYAQSPTGLLTEPRRSRHGEIIEYAGGVNVAEVHEQRGCGRTPVCATDLARWDPDVIIMLSDEGKSPQRLYNRAKTDPFWSRLKATRNNAIFEPPSGMYHWFDRPPSVNRLMGLIWLTNLLYPEWFDWDMVREIREFYRLFYRMDLGPKQAETLLGPSLGRQMGR, translated from the coding sequence ATGAACGGCTCCGAGCTGAGCTGGGAACACGTCCGCCACGATTACGGAGCCGGTTTGGTGCTGACCGACGTGACCCTGCGCGTCGGCCCCGGAGAGGTCCTCGCCCTGGCGGGCCGTTCCGGCTGCGGCAAGACCTCCCTGCTGAACATGGCGGCCGGACTGCTCGCCCCCCGGCAGGGCCGGACAGTCAATACCTTCACGCACACGGCCTGCGTCTTCCAGGAACCGAGACTGCTCCCCTGGCGGCGCACCGTGGACAACATAGCCTTCGGGCTCAAGGCCATGGGCGCATCCCGCGCGGACCGTCTGGACAGGGCGCGGAGGCTGGCCGAACGCATGGGCCTGGCCCCCTGCGACCTGACGAAATTCCCGCATGAATTGAGCGGCGGCATGCGCCAGAGGGTCTCCTTGGCAAGGGCCTTGGCCGTGGGGCCGGACCTGCTCCTCCTGGACGAGCCGTTCAGCGCCCTGGACATGGGCCTGCGCCGCGAACTCCAGGACCTGGTCCGGTCGCTCATCGTCGAGCGCGGCCTGGCTGCCGTGTTCGTGACCCACGATCTCGCCGAGGCCGCCGCACTAAGCCACCGCGTGGTCATCCTGGCCCCGTCGCCGGGCCGTGTGGTCCACGACCAGCCCATCGACCGCCCCCTGGCGGACCGGAACGCGGACTTCGTCCGACGGACCGTCTCCGATCTCCTGGCCGCCCCGGCCGTGCGGGCGGCATTCGGCAATCACGGCGACGCCCCGCTCGCGCCCGCCGCGCCAACCGGCATATCCGCCGCGAAAAACGAGGTGAACATGGTGGAATTCAAACCCGTGCATCTTCCCGAGACGGTCCTGGCCACGGATATGGCCGGACGCAAGGTCCAGGTCGGCGCCGGGATCGACAAGGTCTTCGGCTACAACCCCATGGTCACGGCCCTGCTCTTTGCCCTGGCCCCCGAAAAAATCGCGGGACTGGGCATGCCGCCCATGCCGCCCGAACGCATGCTGGCGAGCCCGGAATACCTTTCCCTGCCGGTCCTCGGGGTCAAAGGCGGAAACTTCGGCGGCGGCAAGACCACCTTCGACGGCGAGGCCGTCAAACGAAACGGTGTGGATCTGATCCTTTCCTTGACCCTGTTCGCCATGGACGAGGTCGAGGTGGCCGAGGCCGACCGGCTGCAACGGGAGCTGAACATTCCGGTGCTCGTCTTTGACGGTTGCCTGGACCGCACCGGTGACGTCTTGCGGCGCGTGGGCGCGCTCATCGGAGTACCGGACCGCGGCAACCTCCTGGCCGACTATTTCGAAGACAAATTCCACACCATCGCCGGGACGGTCGCCCGTATCCCGCGCGGCGAACGGCGGACGGTCTACTACGCCCAGTCGCCCACCGGCCTGCTTACCGAGCCCCGGCGCTCCCGTCATGGCGAAATCATCGAATACGCGGGCGGAGTAAACGTGGCCGAAGTCCACGAACAACGGGGCTGCGGGCGCACGCCCGTATGCGCGACCGACCTGGCCCGCTGGGACCCGGACGTGATCATCATGCTCTCGGACGAGGGCAAGTCCCCGCAACGCCTCTACAACCGCGCCAAGACCGATCCCTTCTGGTCCCGGCTCAAGGCGACCCGCAACAACGCCATCTTCGAGCCGCCGAGCGGCATGTATCACTGGTTCGACCGGCCGCCGTCCGTGAATCGGCTCATGGGCTTGATCTGGCTGACCAACCTGCTCTACCCCGAGTGGTTCGATTGGGACATGGTGCGAGAAATACGGGAGTTCTACCGGCTCTTCTACCGCATGGACCTCGGCCCCAAGCAGGCGGAAACCCTGCTCGGGCCGAGCCTGGGTCGCCAGATGGGCAGGTAG